The following are from one region of the Strix uralensis isolate ZFMK-TIS-50842 chromosome 4, bStrUra1, whole genome shotgun sequence genome:
- the NRDE2 gene encoding nuclear exosome regulator NRDE2 isoform X2: MALFPAFAGAAQPGEPPAGSSEGSRKELDWLSNPSFSTEDALLLHQHTTEVANLVPEKSPLIRTTSRSELSEESDTDESLKQSSKKRKKKKKKHHHYKKTKKKTKGDSSSSESDLDTKDINDKAKGSVRNHEKEAGANLDKKTSNLTSNRFVWLDDIQDFTAETFRIDKKPDPANWAYKSLYRGDIARYKRRGESCLGIDAKKQCITWDSSASKRKQLQRRPERYFTKNNVKMLNTDGIPVCNKSCPSHPAAFIPVFQMETDDPSDTMEVNPLGIYDTSTTVWLQGKEGRIADHEPVNTQQTIQEPGIKINSILMAKVEEHNKKVRENPRDINAWMEFVSFQDELMRGPSPYASKGEQEIRRKSLKLILEKKLAILERAIESNPGNVDLKLARLKLCTEFWEPPALIKEWQKLIFLHPNNPELWKKYLLFCQSQFTTFSVSKINSLYGKCLTTLAAVQDGSMVSHPLLPGTEEAMLAIFIQQCHFLRQAGHSEKAVSLFQALMDFTFFKPDSVKDLPTRGQVEFFEPFWDSGEPRIGEKGARGWKAWMHQQEKGGWIALKPDDDDDEEEIDEDQEIKDKTLPKWHIWLDIEYSREARQWLPWRPDKTKKETEEDCEDPERQVLFDDLAPSLIQLSNPDLQHQLLYSFLQFLGIPCTSKLFPSNLYIAMDENNIFDSVLSDEKPLTSVDFPLSGFNSIGHMDTMLRERHHIGHYKEGEEFIQNVFHVLFLLFSGKEKSNLSICWLQYEISKVVQCLQAKNKRKLKAQGRKSKKLAKNLLKAPENRNDLSLWKLYAYLEWLLGNIDDARKVFDTALCTVETGGLKSPQLCSLSLLYAQLEVELLESIEGAVMSRPAHILTRLAESGPYVPYSGQVLSVNVLKARKTYEHALQDYLSKTPVSDQDQVSDANQLVNLVGCYALFQYLTVGIDAAVLIYAQTSEKLEASGPQKCENTGENFGVQNFPTALEAVTLLHTNLLKFHMKISVYPLNPLREALMEALKRYPSNQSLWRSYIHIQRKSHSASKARRFFDGVTRSTNSLEPWLFAIQAEQMRKKLTENVRRADVGEIHSTIPESGLTNRIVALFEHAVQSENGTHCPLLWRMYLNFMASLGKKEKSKGLFYKALQNCPWAKVLYMDAVEYFPDDLQETLDLITEKELRVRVPMEELDLLLEV; the protein is encoded by the exons GACTACTTCAAGATCAGAGTTGTCAGAGGAAAGTGATACAGATGAGAGTCTGAAACAGTcaagtaagaaaaggaaaaagaaaaagaaaaagcatcaccACTataagaagacaaaaaaaaaaaccaaaggtgaTTCCAGTAGCAGCGAATCGGACCTGGACACTAAGGACATCAATGACAAGGCCAAAGGAAGTGTCAGAAATCATGAAAAGGAAGCAGGAGCAAA TCTAGATAAGAAAACGTCAAATCTTACCAGCAATCGCTTTGTTTGGCTTGATGATATCCAGGATTTCACAGCAGAAACCTTCAGAATAGACAAGAAACCAGACCCTGCAAACTGGGCCTACAAATCTCTATATCGAGGGGACATAGCAAG ATATAAAAGGAGAGGAGAGTCCTGTCTTGGCATAGATGCAAAGAAACAGTGTATAACTTGGGACAGTTCTGCATCAAAAAGGAAGCAATTACAGAGGCGACCTGAGCGCTACTTCACAAAGAACAATGTGAAGATGCTGAACACAGATGGGATTCCTGTTTGCAATAAAAGTTGTCCATCTCACCCAGCTGCTTTTATACCAGTTTTCCAAATGGAAACTGATGATCCTTCTGACACAATGGAGGTAAATCCTCTTGGGATTTATGATACATCAACTACAGTGTGGCTACAAGGAAAAGAGGGCAGGATTGCAGACCATGAGCCTGTAAATACACAACAAACTATTCAAGAGCCTGGGATAAAGATTAACTCCATTCTAATGGCAAAAGTAGAAGAACATAACAAGAAAGTCAGAGAAAACCCAAGAGATATTAATGCTTGGAtggaatttgtttcttttcag GATGAACTAATGAGAGGACCTAGCCCATATGCCAGTAAGGGAGAGcaggaaataagaagaaaatcacTGAAGTTAATCTTAGAAAAGAAACTGGCCATTTTAGAGAGGGCAATTGAAAGCAATCCAGGTAATGTTGATCTGAAACTCGCCAGGCTGAAGCTTTGCACAGAATTCTGGGAACCACCAGCTTTAATCAAAGAGTGGCAGAAGCTAATTTTCTTACATCCTAATAATCCAGAGCTGTGGAAGAAGTATCTCCTGTTCTGTCAAAGTCAGTTCACTaccttttctgtttcaaaaatcaATAGTCTCTATGGAAAATGTTTGACTACATTGGCAGCTGTACAAGATGGCAGCATGGTATCACATCCTCTACTGCCTGGCACAGAAGAAGCTATGCTAG CTATATTTATTCAGCAGTGTCACTTTCTGAGACAGGCTGGCCATTCTGAGAAAGCAGTGTCTTTGTTTCAGGCTCTGATGGACTTCACCTTCTTTAAACCTGACAGTGTAAAAGATCTGCCAACAAGGGGACAG GTGGAATTCTTTGAACCCTTTTGGGATAGTGGAGAACCACGAATTGGAGAAAAAGGAGCAAGAGGCTGGAAAGCATGGATGCACCAACAAGAAAAGGGTGGCTGGATTGCTCTTAAGCCAG atgatgatgatgatgaagaagagatagatgaagatcaagaaataaAGGATAAAACTCTCCCCAAGTGGCATATTTGGTTGGATATTGAGTATTCTCGTGAAGCAAGGCAGTGGTTACCTTGGAGGccagacaaaaccaaaaaggaaactgaagaagaTTGTGAAGATCCAGAAAGACAG gtattATTTGATGATCTTGCACCATCTTTAATCCAGCTTTCTAATCCAGATCTTCAACATCAACTACTGTACTCATTTTTGCAATTTCTGGGAATTCCATGCACAAGTAAACTCTTTCCTTCCAACCTCTATATTGCCATGGATGAAAATAACATCTTTGACAGTGTGCTTTCTGATGAAAAGCCACTGACTTCTGTTGATTTTCCACTTTCTGGATTCAACAGTATTGGTCATATGGACACGATGCTACGAGAGAGACATCACATAGGCCACTATAAAGAAGGAGAAGAGTTCATACAGAATGTGTTTCATGTTCTATTCCTACTgttttcaggaaaggaaaaatctaACCTGTCCATTTGTTGGTTACAGTATGAAATATCTAAG GTAGTTCAGTGTCTCCAAgcaaaaaacaaaaggaagctgaaagCACAAGGGAGGAAGAGTAAAAAGTTGGCCAAGAATCTCCTTAAAGCACCTGAGAATCGAAATGACCTTTCTCTCTGGAAACTGTATGCCTACCTAGAATGGCTGCTTGGTAACATTGATGATGCCAGGAAGGTATTTGACACAGCTCTTTGCACGGTAGAGACTGGAGGATTGAAAagtccccagctctgcagcctcagTCTGCTTTATGCTCAGCTGGAAGTGGAACTACTAGAAAGTATAGAAGGAGCTGTCATGTCACGTCCTGCTCATATATTGACCAGATTGGCTGAAAGTGGACCATATGTGCCCTATAGTGGACAAGTGTTGTCTGTGAATGTCTTGAAAGCTCGTAAAACATATGAGCATGCGCTGCAAGATTATTTAAGTAAAACTCCAGTTTCTGATCAGGATCAGGTCAGTGATGCTAATCAGCTGGTTAACTTGGTTGGTTGTTACGCactgttccagtatttgactgTTGGGATTGATGCTGCAGTATTAATATatgcacagacttcagaaaaacttGAAGCTTCTGGtccacagaaatgtgaaaatactGGAGAGAATTTCGGCGTTCAAAATTTTCCCACTGCTCTTGAAGCTGTCACACTGCTGCATACAAATTTACTCAAATTCCACATGAAAATTAGTGTTTATCCTTTGAATCCTCTGCGAGAAGCACTAATGGAGGCTCTGAAACGGTATCCTAGCAACCAGTCTCTTTGGAGGTCATATATCCACATCCAAAGGAAGTCTCACAGTGCTAGTAAAGCACGAAGGTTTTTTGATGGTGTCACAAGGTCTACTAACTCTTTAGAGCCATGGCTGTTTGCAATCCAAGCAGAGCAGATGAGAAAAAAACTCACTGAAAATGTCCGGAG gGCAGATGTTGGTGAAATACACTCTACTATTCCTGAAAGTGGGTTAACAAATAGAATTGTAGCTCTATTTGAACATGCAGTTCAGAGTGAAAATGGTACCCATTGTCCACTGCTGTGGAGAATGTATTTGAACTTTATG gcttcactaggaaaaaaagaaaaaagtaaaggatTGTTTTATAAAGCCCTTCAAAATTGTCCTTGGGCAAAG GTACTCTATATGGATGCAGTAGAGTACTTCCCTGATGATCTGCAAGAGACGCTTGATCTAATAACTGAAAAAGAATTGAGAGTGCGGGTACCCATGGAAGAGCTGGATCTACTATTGGAGGTTTAA
- the NRDE2 gene encoding nuclear exosome regulator NRDE2 isoform X1 yields the protein MALFPAFAGAAQPGEPPAGSSEGSRKELDWLSNPSFSTEDALLLHQHTTEVANLVPEKSPLISRTTSRSELSEESDTDESLKQSSKKRKKKKKKHHHYKKTKKKTKGDSSSSESDLDTKDINDKAKGSVRNHEKEAGANLDKKTSNLTSNRFVWLDDIQDFTAETFRIDKKPDPANWAYKSLYRGDIARYKRRGESCLGIDAKKQCITWDSSASKRKQLQRRPERYFTKNNVKMLNTDGIPVCNKSCPSHPAAFIPVFQMETDDPSDTMEVNPLGIYDTSTTVWLQGKEGRIADHEPVNTQQTIQEPGIKINSILMAKVEEHNKKVRENPRDINAWMEFVSFQDELMRGPSPYASKGEQEIRRKSLKLILEKKLAILERAIESNPGNVDLKLARLKLCTEFWEPPALIKEWQKLIFLHPNNPELWKKYLLFCQSQFTTFSVSKINSLYGKCLTTLAAVQDGSMVSHPLLPGTEEAMLAIFIQQCHFLRQAGHSEKAVSLFQALMDFTFFKPDSVKDLPTRGQVEFFEPFWDSGEPRIGEKGARGWKAWMHQQEKGGWIALKPDDDDDEEEIDEDQEIKDKTLPKWHIWLDIEYSREARQWLPWRPDKTKKETEEDCEDPERQVLFDDLAPSLIQLSNPDLQHQLLYSFLQFLGIPCTSKLFPSNLYIAMDENNIFDSVLSDEKPLTSVDFPLSGFNSIGHMDTMLRERHHIGHYKEGEEFIQNVFHVLFLLFSGKEKSNLSICWLQYEISKVVQCLQAKNKRKLKAQGRKSKKLAKNLLKAPENRNDLSLWKLYAYLEWLLGNIDDARKVFDTALCTVETGGLKSPQLCSLSLLYAQLEVELLESIEGAVMSRPAHILTRLAESGPYVPYSGQVLSVNVLKARKTYEHALQDYLSKTPVSDQDQVSDANQLVNLVGCYALFQYLTVGIDAAVLIYAQTSEKLEASGPQKCENTGENFGVQNFPTALEAVTLLHTNLLKFHMKISVYPLNPLREALMEALKRYPSNQSLWRSYIHIQRKSHSASKARRFFDGVTRSTNSLEPWLFAIQAEQMRKKLTENVRRADVGEIHSTIPESGLTNRIVALFEHAVQSENGTHCPLLWRMYLNFMASLGKKEKSKGLFYKALQNCPWAKVLYMDAVEYFPDDLQETLDLITEKELRVRVPMEELDLLLEV from the exons CAGGACTACTTCAAGATCAGAGTTGTCAGAGGAAAGTGATACAGATGAGAGTCTGAAACAGTcaagtaagaaaaggaaaaagaaaaagaaaaagcatcaccACTataagaagacaaaaaaaaaaaccaaaggtgaTTCCAGTAGCAGCGAATCGGACCTGGACACTAAGGACATCAATGACAAGGCCAAAGGAAGTGTCAGAAATCATGAAAAGGAAGCAGGAGCAAA TCTAGATAAGAAAACGTCAAATCTTACCAGCAATCGCTTTGTTTGGCTTGATGATATCCAGGATTTCACAGCAGAAACCTTCAGAATAGACAAGAAACCAGACCCTGCAAACTGGGCCTACAAATCTCTATATCGAGGGGACATAGCAAG ATATAAAAGGAGAGGAGAGTCCTGTCTTGGCATAGATGCAAAGAAACAGTGTATAACTTGGGACAGTTCTGCATCAAAAAGGAAGCAATTACAGAGGCGACCTGAGCGCTACTTCACAAAGAACAATGTGAAGATGCTGAACACAGATGGGATTCCTGTTTGCAATAAAAGTTGTCCATCTCACCCAGCTGCTTTTATACCAGTTTTCCAAATGGAAACTGATGATCCTTCTGACACAATGGAGGTAAATCCTCTTGGGATTTATGATACATCAACTACAGTGTGGCTACAAGGAAAAGAGGGCAGGATTGCAGACCATGAGCCTGTAAATACACAACAAACTATTCAAGAGCCTGGGATAAAGATTAACTCCATTCTAATGGCAAAAGTAGAAGAACATAACAAGAAAGTCAGAGAAAACCCAAGAGATATTAATGCTTGGAtggaatttgtttcttttcag GATGAACTAATGAGAGGACCTAGCCCATATGCCAGTAAGGGAGAGcaggaaataagaagaaaatcacTGAAGTTAATCTTAGAAAAGAAACTGGCCATTTTAGAGAGGGCAATTGAAAGCAATCCAGGTAATGTTGATCTGAAACTCGCCAGGCTGAAGCTTTGCACAGAATTCTGGGAACCACCAGCTTTAATCAAAGAGTGGCAGAAGCTAATTTTCTTACATCCTAATAATCCAGAGCTGTGGAAGAAGTATCTCCTGTTCTGTCAAAGTCAGTTCACTaccttttctgtttcaaaaatcaATAGTCTCTATGGAAAATGTTTGACTACATTGGCAGCTGTACAAGATGGCAGCATGGTATCACATCCTCTACTGCCTGGCACAGAAGAAGCTATGCTAG CTATATTTATTCAGCAGTGTCACTTTCTGAGACAGGCTGGCCATTCTGAGAAAGCAGTGTCTTTGTTTCAGGCTCTGATGGACTTCACCTTCTTTAAACCTGACAGTGTAAAAGATCTGCCAACAAGGGGACAG GTGGAATTCTTTGAACCCTTTTGGGATAGTGGAGAACCACGAATTGGAGAAAAAGGAGCAAGAGGCTGGAAAGCATGGATGCACCAACAAGAAAAGGGTGGCTGGATTGCTCTTAAGCCAG atgatgatgatgatgaagaagagatagatgaagatcaagaaataaAGGATAAAACTCTCCCCAAGTGGCATATTTGGTTGGATATTGAGTATTCTCGTGAAGCAAGGCAGTGGTTACCTTGGAGGccagacaaaaccaaaaaggaaactgaagaagaTTGTGAAGATCCAGAAAGACAG gtattATTTGATGATCTTGCACCATCTTTAATCCAGCTTTCTAATCCAGATCTTCAACATCAACTACTGTACTCATTTTTGCAATTTCTGGGAATTCCATGCACAAGTAAACTCTTTCCTTCCAACCTCTATATTGCCATGGATGAAAATAACATCTTTGACAGTGTGCTTTCTGATGAAAAGCCACTGACTTCTGTTGATTTTCCACTTTCTGGATTCAACAGTATTGGTCATATGGACACGATGCTACGAGAGAGACATCACATAGGCCACTATAAAGAAGGAGAAGAGTTCATACAGAATGTGTTTCATGTTCTATTCCTACTgttttcaggaaaggaaaaatctaACCTGTCCATTTGTTGGTTACAGTATGAAATATCTAAG GTAGTTCAGTGTCTCCAAgcaaaaaacaaaaggaagctgaaagCACAAGGGAGGAAGAGTAAAAAGTTGGCCAAGAATCTCCTTAAAGCACCTGAGAATCGAAATGACCTTTCTCTCTGGAAACTGTATGCCTACCTAGAATGGCTGCTTGGTAACATTGATGATGCCAGGAAGGTATTTGACACAGCTCTTTGCACGGTAGAGACTGGAGGATTGAAAagtccccagctctgcagcctcagTCTGCTTTATGCTCAGCTGGAAGTGGAACTACTAGAAAGTATAGAAGGAGCTGTCATGTCACGTCCTGCTCATATATTGACCAGATTGGCTGAAAGTGGACCATATGTGCCCTATAGTGGACAAGTGTTGTCTGTGAATGTCTTGAAAGCTCGTAAAACATATGAGCATGCGCTGCAAGATTATTTAAGTAAAACTCCAGTTTCTGATCAGGATCAGGTCAGTGATGCTAATCAGCTGGTTAACTTGGTTGGTTGTTACGCactgttccagtatttgactgTTGGGATTGATGCTGCAGTATTAATATatgcacagacttcagaaaaacttGAAGCTTCTGGtccacagaaatgtgaaaatactGGAGAGAATTTCGGCGTTCAAAATTTTCCCACTGCTCTTGAAGCTGTCACACTGCTGCATACAAATTTACTCAAATTCCACATGAAAATTAGTGTTTATCCTTTGAATCCTCTGCGAGAAGCACTAATGGAGGCTCTGAAACGGTATCCTAGCAACCAGTCTCTTTGGAGGTCATATATCCACATCCAAAGGAAGTCTCACAGTGCTAGTAAAGCACGAAGGTTTTTTGATGGTGTCACAAGGTCTACTAACTCTTTAGAGCCATGGCTGTTTGCAATCCAAGCAGAGCAGATGAGAAAAAAACTCACTGAAAATGTCCGGAG gGCAGATGTTGGTGAAATACACTCTACTATTCCTGAAAGTGGGTTAACAAATAGAATTGTAGCTCTATTTGAACATGCAGTTCAGAGTGAAAATGGTACCCATTGTCCACTGCTGTGGAGAATGTATTTGAACTTTATG gcttcactaggaaaaaaagaaaaaagtaaaggatTGTTTTATAAAGCCCTTCAAAATTGTCCTTGGGCAAAG GTACTCTATATGGATGCAGTAGAGTACTTCCCTGATGATCTGCAAGAGACGCTTGATCTAATAACTGAAAAAGAATTGAGAGTGCGGGTACCCATGGAAGAGCTGGATCTACTATTGGAGGTTTAA
- the NRDE2 gene encoding nuclear exosome regulator NRDE2 isoform X3, whose product MACQTMSSCYLRIRELDWLSNPSFSTEDALLLHQHTTEVANLVPEKSPLISRTTSRSELSEESDTDESLKQSSKKRKKKKKKHHHYKKTKKKTKGDSSSSESDLDTKDINDKAKGSVRNHEKEAGANLDKKTSNLTSNRFVWLDDIQDFTAETFRIDKKPDPANWAYKSLYRGDIARYKRRGESCLGIDAKKQCITWDSSASKRKQLQRRPERYFTKNNVKMLNTDGIPVCNKSCPSHPAAFIPVFQMETDDPSDTMEVNPLGIYDTSTTVWLQGKEGRIADHEPVNTQQTIQEPGIKINSILMAKVEEHNKKVRENPRDINAWMEFVSFQDELMRGPSPYASKGEQEIRRKSLKLILEKKLAILERAIESNPGNVDLKLARLKLCTEFWEPPALIKEWQKLIFLHPNNPELWKKYLLFCQSQFTTFSVSKINSLYGKCLTTLAAVQDGSMVSHPLLPGTEEAMLAIFIQQCHFLRQAGHSEKAVSLFQALMDFTFFKPDSVKDLPTRGQVEFFEPFWDSGEPRIGEKGARGWKAWMHQQEKGGWIALKPDDDDDEEEIDEDQEIKDKTLPKWHIWLDIEYSREARQWLPWRPDKTKKETEEDCEDPERQVLFDDLAPSLIQLSNPDLQHQLLYSFLQFLGIPCTSKLFPSNLYIAMDENNIFDSVLSDEKPLTSVDFPLSGFNSIGHMDTMLRERHHIGHYKEGEEFIQNVFHVLFLLFSGKEKSNLSICWLQYEISKVVQCLQAKNKRKLKAQGRKSKKLAKNLLKAPENRNDLSLWKLYAYLEWLLGNIDDARKVFDTALCTVETGGLKSPQLCSLSLLYAQLEVELLESIEGAVMSRPAHILTRLAESGPYVPYSGQVLSVNVLKARKTYEHALQDYLSKTPVSDQDQVSDANQLVNLVGCYALFQYLTVGIDAAVLIYAQTSEKLEASGPQKCENTGENFGVQNFPTALEAVTLLHTNLLKFHMKISVYPLNPLREALMEALKRYPSNQSLWRSYIHIQRKSHSASKARRFFDGVTRSTNSLEPWLFAIQAEQMRKKLTENVRRADVGEIHSTIPESGLTNRIVALFEHAVQSENGTHCPLLWRMYLNFMASLGKKEKSKGLFYKALQNCPWAKVLYMDAVEYFPDDLQETLDLITEKELRVRVPMEELDLLLEV is encoded by the exons CAGGACTACTTCAAGATCAGAGTTGTCAGAGGAAAGTGATACAGATGAGAGTCTGAAACAGTcaagtaagaaaaggaaaaagaaaaagaaaaagcatcaccACTataagaagacaaaaaaaaaaaccaaaggtgaTTCCAGTAGCAGCGAATCGGACCTGGACACTAAGGACATCAATGACAAGGCCAAAGGAAGTGTCAGAAATCATGAAAAGGAAGCAGGAGCAAA TCTAGATAAGAAAACGTCAAATCTTACCAGCAATCGCTTTGTTTGGCTTGATGATATCCAGGATTTCACAGCAGAAACCTTCAGAATAGACAAGAAACCAGACCCTGCAAACTGGGCCTACAAATCTCTATATCGAGGGGACATAGCAAG ATATAAAAGGAGAGGAGAGTCCTGTCTTGGCATAGATGCAAAGAAACAGTGTATAACTTGGGACAGTTCTGCATCAAAAAGGAAGCAATTACAGAGGCGACCTGAGCGCTACTTCACAAAGAACAATGTGAAGATGCTGAACACAGATGGGATTCCTGTTTGCAATAAAAGTTGTCCATCTCACCCAGCTGCTTTTATACCAGTTTTCCAAATGGAAACTGATGATCCTTCTGACACAATGGAGGTAAATCCTCTTGGGATTTATGATACATCAACTACAGTGTGGCTACAAGGAAAAGAGGGCAGGATTGCAGACCATGAGCCTGTAAATACACAACAAACTATTCAAGAGCCTGGGATAAAGATTAACTCCATTCTAATGGCAAAAGTAGAAGAACATAACAAGAAAGTCAGAGAAAACCCAAGAGATATTAATGCTTGGAtggaatttgtttcttttcag GATGAACTAATGAGAGGACCTAGCCCATATGCCAGTAAGGGAGAGcaggaaataagaagaaaatcacTGAAGTTAATCTTAGAAAAGAAACTGGCCATTTTAGAGAGGGCAATTGAAAGCAATCCAGGTAATGTTGATCTGAAACTCGCCAGGCTGAAGCTTTGCACAGAATTCTGGGAACCACCAGCTTTAATCAAAGAGTGGCAGAAGCTAATTTTCTTACATCCTAATAATCCAGAGCTGTGGAAGAAGTATCTCCTGTTCTGTCAAAGTCAGTTCACTaccttttctgtttcaaaaatcaATAGTCTCTATGGAAAATGTTTGACTACATTGGCAGCTGTACAAGATGGCAGCATGGTATCACATCCTCTACTGCCTGGCACAGAAGAAGCTATGCTAG CTATATTTATTCAGCAGTGTCACTTTCTGAGACAGGCTGGCCATTCTGAGAAAGCAGTGTCTTTGTTTCAGGCTCTGATGGACTTCACCTTCTTTAAACCTGACAGTGTAAAAGATCTGCCAACAAGGGGACAG GTGGAATTCTTTGAACCCTTTTGGGATAGTGGAGAACCACGAATTGGAGAAAAAGGAGCAAGAGGCTGGAAAGCATGGATGCACCAACAAGAAAAGGGTGGCTGGATTGCTCTTAAGCCAG atgatgatgatgatgaagaagagatagatgaagatcaagaaataaAGGATAAAACTCTCCCCAAGTGGCATATTTGGTTGGATATTGAGTATTCTCGTGAAGCAAGGCAGTGGTTACCTTGGAGGccagacaaaaccaaaaaggaaactgaagaagaTTGTGAAGATCCAGAAAGACAG gtattATTTGATGATCTTGCACCATCTTTAATCCAGCTTTCTAATCCAGATCTTCAACATCAACTACTGTACTCATTTTTGCAATTTCTGGGAATTCCATGCACAAGTAAACTCTTTCCTTCCAACCTCTATATTGCCATGGATGAAAATAACATCTTTGACAGTGTGCTTTCTGATGAAAAGCCACTGACTTCTGTTGATTTTCCACTTTCTGGATTCAACAGTATTGGTCATATGGACACGATGCTACGAGAGAGACATCACATAGGCCACTATAAAGAAGGAGAAGAGTTCATACAGAATGTGTTTCATGTTCTATTCCTACTgttttcaggaaaggaaaaatctaACCTGTCCATTTGTTGGTTACAGTATGAAATATCTAAG GTAGTTCAGTGTCTCCAAgcaaaaaacaaaaggaagctgaaagCACAAGGGAGGAAGAGTAAAAAGTTGGCCAAGAATCTCCTTAAAGCACCTGAGAATCGAAATGACCTTTCTCTCTGGAAACTGTATGCCTACCTAGAATGGCTGCTTGGTAACATTGATGATGCCAGGAAGGTATTTGACACAGCTCTTTGCACGGTAGAGACTGGAGGATTGAAAagtccccagctctgcagcctcagTCTGCTTTATGCTCAGCTGGAAGTGGAACTACTAGAAAGTATAGAAGGAGCTGTCATGTCACGTCCTGCTCATATATTGACCAGATTGGCTGAAAGTGGACCATATGTGCCCTATAGTGGACAAGTGTTGTCTGTGAATGTCTTGAAAGCTCGTAAAACATATGAGCATGCGCTGCAAGATTATTTAAGTAAAACTCCAGTTTCTGATCAGGATCAGGTCAGTGATGCTAATCAGCTGGTTAACTTGGTTGGTTGTTACGCactgttccagtatttgactgTTGGGATTGATGCTGCAGTATTAATATatgcacagacttcagaaaaacttGAAGCTTCTGGtccacagaaatgtgaaaatactGGAGAGAATTTCGGCGTTCAAAATTTTCCCACTGCTCTTGAAGCTGTCACACTGCTGCATACAAATTTACTCAAATTCCACATGAAAATTAGTGTTTATCCTTTGAATCCTCTGCGAGAAGCACTAATGGAGGCTCTGAAACGGTATCCTAGCAACCAGTCTCTTTGGAGGTCATATATCCACATCCAAAGGAAGTCTCACAGTGCTAGTAAAGCACGAAGGTTTTTTGATGGTGTCACAAGGTCTACTAACTCTTTAGAGCCATGGCTGTTTGCAATCCAAGCAGAGCAGATGAGAAAAAAACTCACTGAAAATGTCCGGAG gGCAGATGTTGGTGAAATACACTCTACTATTCCTGAAAGTGGGTTAACAAATAGAATTGTAGCTCTATTTGAACATGCAGTTCAGAGTGAAAATGGTACCCATTGTCCACTGCTGTGGAGAATGTATTTGAACTTTATG gcttcactaggaaaaaaagaaaaaagtaaaggatTGTTTTATAAAGCCCTTCAAAATTGTCCTTGGGCAAAG GTACTCTATATGGATGCAGTAGAGTACTTCCCTGATGATCTGCAAGAGACGCTTGATCTAATAACTGAAAAAGAATTGAGAGTGCGGGTACCCATGGAAGAGCTGGATCTACTATTGGAGGTTTAA